In Alkalihalobacterium alkalinitrilicum, a genomic segment contains:
- the istA gene encoding IS21 family transposase, protein MVNYRKILELYLEEVSQRTISSSTGHSRNTVSDVVQRAKKLGVESLNDTMTNPWLEAFLFPEKQAVEKGYFPIDWERVHKELQKKNVTLSLLHHEYSTEAREGGKIPYAYRTFCENYGKYAKKYKLTMPIRRKPGEVMEVDWAGTTLKINDRSTGETIPAYVFIATLPYSQFSYVEAFLDMKSANWLIAHIHALEYFDGVPETMVPDNLKTGVTKAHREEPLLNEAYREMADYYRTVIVPSRVRRPKDKASVEGTVGYISRQIIAPLRNYQCFHLQDLNQKIFEKLEEINTTEFQKRPGSRKKVFEEEEKSYLQQLPQTRYKLAEWKTAKVQLNYHIQVDRMYYSVPYDYVRENVDVRLTTDLIEVYFKEVRIASHKRQHGEIGQLETNPDHMPDNHRLYLDHNPENNRKWAETIGPSMTQFVSHILEMNVEKKALNSLSTLRNIAKKYPNEEIEKATETLLEISTNPTVSVFKSVVERNKKKKQTKKTDINRPRTTSDDYGFVRGAKYFGRDTK, encoded by the coding sequence ATGGTTAATTACCGTAAGATTCTGGAACTTTATCTTGAAGAAGTTAGTCAAAGAACGATTAGTTCTAGCACTGGGCACTCAAGGAATACAGTTTCAGATGTTGTTCAACGTGCCAAAAAACTTGGTGTAGAAAGCTTGAATGACACCATGACCAATCCATGGCTAGAAGCGTTTCTCTTCCCAGAGAAACAGGCTGTTGAGAAAGGGTACTTCCCAATTGATTGGGAAAGAGTGCATAAGGAACTACAAAAGAAGAATGTAACCCTGTCCCTGTTACATCACGAGTATTCCACAGAGGCACGGGAAGGCGGCAAGATTCCCTATGCCTATCGTACATTTTGTGAAAACTATGGGAAATATGCGAAAAAGTATAAGTTAACTATGCCTATTCGTAGAAAGCCAGGTGAAGTCATGGAAGTAGATTGGGCTGGGACGACACTAAAGATAAATGATCGTTCTACAGGCGAAACGATTCCAGCGTATGTTTTTATTGCGACCTTACCTTATAGCCAGTTCAGTTATGTTGAAGCTTTTTTAGATATGAAATCAGCTAATTGGCTTATCGCTCATATTCATGCATTGGAGTATTTTGATGGAGTTCCTGAAACAATGGTTCCTGATAATTTGAAAACAGGGGTTACGAAAGCACATCGGGAAGAGCCTCTTCTAAATGAAGCCTATCGTGAAATGGCAGATTACTACCGTACTGTCATTGTTCCAAGCCGTGTTCGAAGGCCAAAAGATAAAGCGAGTGTCGAAGGCACTGTTGGATATATTTCCAGACAGATTATCGCTCCACTAAGAAACTATCAGTGTTTTCATCTTCAAGATTTAAACCAGAAAATCTTTGAAAAATTAGAAGAAATCAATACCACTGAATTTCAAAAGCGACCAGGTTCGCGTAAAAAGGTGTTTGAGGAAGAAGAGAAATCCTACCTTCAACAGCTTCCTCAAACAAGGTATAAACTTGCGGAATGGAAAACAGCAAAAGTTCAACTGAACTACCACATCCAAGTTGATCGAATGTATTATTCCGTTCCATATGATTATGTCCGAGAGAATGTCGATGTTCGACTGACTACGGATTTAATTGAAGTTTACTTCAAAGAAGTACGGATTGCATCCCATAAACGACAACATGGTGAAATTGGCCAGTTAGAGACCAATCCAGATCACATGCCTGACAATCACCGATTATATTTAGATCATAATCCAGAAAATAACCGGAAGTGGGCAGAAACAATTGGACCATCTATGACTCAATTTGTCTCTCATATCTTAGAAATGAATGTAGAGAAAAAAGCATTAAATAGCCTTAGCACACTGAGGAATATAGCTAAGAAATACCCAAATGAAGAAATAGAGAAAGCAACAGAAACCTTACTTGAAATTTCAACAAACCCAACGGTTTCTGTCTTTAAAAGTGTAGTAGAAAGAAATAAGAAGAAAAAACAAACTAAAAAAACGGATATTAACAGACCTCGCACTACATCTGACGACTATGGATTTGTCCGTGGAGCTAAATACTTTGGGAGGGATACAAAATAA